A region of the Kineococcus endophyticus genome:
GGCGACCCCCCGACGCGGTCGTGGCGCGGTCGTCCTTCCAGATCGCCGACTCAGGCAACCCCTGCCGCACCCACCAGGTGAGGGCGGCGACGACGAACAGGTGCGCGAAGATCAACCGGTTGCCGAGCAGGCCCAGACCGCCCAGGGCCACCGCGAGCGCGAACCCCACGACGGGACCGAGCGACCACGCCAGCTGCGCCGTGCCCACGCGCCGCGCCCGCTGGTCGGCCGGGGCCTCCTCGGCGATGTACGTCCAGGACGCCGGGACACCGGCCCCGACGGCGATGCCCGTCAGCACGAACGCCACGAGCAGCATCGAGTAGCCGACGGCGAACGTCGCCAGGAGCACACCGACCATGTAGAGCACGAGGTCGTAGGTGTAGATGAACTTGCGGCCCAGGCGGTCGCAGAGGGGACCACCGAGCGCCGCCCCGACCGCCGCCCCGAAGGCGTTCGCGGACAACGCTGCGAGCAGCCCCACCGCGGTGTCGGAGACGCCGAACCGGTCCTGCCAGTTCGTCAGGCTCACCGCGATCGCGATGATCGAGCCCGCCTCGATGTAGTTCGACATCGCGACGGCGACCGTCGCCTTCCAGCCCGTCGTCCGCCTGGCCCCGAGCGCCATCGCCCGCCCCTCTCGTCGTTCCTGCGCCTGGATCCGGCACGTCAGTCGAGGTGGAAGTACTCCACGAGCCGGTCGCGTGGCCGCTCCCCGCCGTCCTGCGCGGGTGTTCCCGTCGGGGGCGGCAGGAAGTAGCGCGACATGGTCGCCTCCCAGCGCGCCGAGACCTCCTCGGCGTCCATCGCGGCGGTGGTCGCCTCGAAGTCGTCGGTCTCGCAGTAGCCGACGACGAGGCCGTCCTGCGCCCGCAGGAAGAGCGAGTAGTTGCGCCAGCCCGTGCGCCGCAGGGCGTCCAGCACCTCCGGCCACACCTCCTCGTGGACCTGCAGGTACTCCTCGACGAGCTCCGGGCGCAGGTGCAGCAGGAAGCAGGCCCGATCCACCACGACGTCCCCCGGTCCTCGTCGATCTGCTCTGACACGATTCAAAGCTGCGTCCGGCAGTCTGGACGCCGCGTCCGGGCGCCGTCAAGGAGCCCGCGACACCCGTCCGGGCGACAAGTCGGCCGGACCGATCAAGAGTGGGCCCGTGGCCGCCGATGAGCCGGGTGTGAGCGACACCTACCGTCTCGTGACCCGCAGCGACTTCGACGGGCTCGTCTGCGCCGTCCTGCTGCGCCAGCTCGACCTCGTCGACGAGATCACCTTCGTGCACCCCAAGGACGTGCAGGACGGCGTCGTGGAGGTGACGAGCCGGGACATCCTCACGAACCTGCCCTACGACCCGCGGGCGCACCTCGTCTTCGACCACCACCACTCCGAGACGCTGCGCAACGCCGGGGCCACCAACCACGTCATCGACGCCGACGCCCCGTCCGCGGCGCGCGTCGTGTACGACCACTTCGGTGGGGCCGACCGGTTCCCAAAGATCTCCGACGAGCTGATGCGTGCCGTCGACCAGGCCGACTCGGCCCAGTACGACGTCTCGGAGATCCTCGAGCCGACCGGCTGGACGCTGCTGAACTTCCTCATGGACTCGCGCACCGGCCTCGGCCGCTTCCGCGACTTCCGCATCTCGAACTACCAGCTGATGATGCAGCTCATCGACGCCTGCATCGACTACCAGGACGTCGAGGAGATCCTCGCCCTGCCCGACGTGGCGGAGCGGGTCGAGCTGTTCCAGGCCCAGGCGGAGCTGTTCAAGGCCCAGCTCGAACGCGTCACCACCCTGCACGGGGACGTCGCGGTCCTGGACCTGCGCGAGGAGGAGACGATCCACGCGGGGAACCGGTTCTTCGTCTACGCGCTCTTCCCGCAGGCCCGCGTCTCGATGCACGTCATGTGGGGCCGGGCCAAGCTCAACACCGTGTTCGCCATCGGCAAGTCGATCGTGGACCGCACCTCCCCCGTCGACGTCGGCGCCGTGTGCCTGGAGTACGGCGGCGGCGGGCACCTCGCCGCCGGCACCTGCCAGGTCCCGCACGAGGACTCCGAGCGGGTCCTGGGCGAACTCGTCGCCAAGCTCCGGGCGCGCTGACTCCTAGACTCCGTCCCCGGAGGTGGGGCGTGGACGAGCACGAGGGGAACGGGTCGGACGGCGACCCCGGGCGCGGACCGGTCAAGTCGGCCGAACGCACCGTGCGCATCCTGCAGGCGCTGGCCCAGCCGCCGTACGTCCTGTCGGTCGCGCAGCTGCAGGAGCGGACGGGCTACCCGCGGTCCAGCCTGCACGCGCTGCTGCGCACGCTCGTCGACCTGCACTGGATCGAACCGCCGGCCGGCCCCACCGGTGGCTACGGCATCGGGTCCCAGGCCCTCCTGACGGGCACCGCCTACCTCGACCGGGACCCCGCGCTGCCGTTCGCGCTGGCCGCCGTCGAGGCCGTCCGGGACGAGACGCGTTGCACCACGCACGTCGCCCGCCTGGAACCGGCCGGGGCCGGCGGCCCGGGGAACGTCGTGTACCTGGCCACCCGCGAGGCACCGGACGCCCACCGGACCCACTCCCGCGTGGGACGGTTCCTGCCCGCCTACGCGACGGCCCTGGGCAAGGCCCTGCTCGCCGAACGTTCCCGCGCCGAACTCGACGCGCTCCTGCCGGGGGCCGAACTGCCCCCGCTGACCCCGGACACCGTGCCGGACCGGGCGGCGCTGGACGCCGAACTCGACGAGGTGCGGCGCCGCGGCTGGGCGGTCGAACGCGGGCAGAACCTGCCGGGCACGGTCTGCGTGGGCGTGCGGGTGGAGTACCGCATCCCGGCCACGGACGCGTTGAGCTGCAGCCTGCCCGCCGACCTGGCCACCGACGCCGAGGTCGAGCGCGTCGCCGGCGTCCTCGGCCGCGCCGCGGACCGGCTGGCCCGCGACCTGCGGGCGGCCGGCGTCCGCTGACCCGGCCCACGTACGGGATGTCTGCACCGCGACCGGTCTGAGGCCCGGGAACGCTGTTCCGGCGCTCGCGGTGCAGACATCCCGTACACCCACGCGCCGCCGGAGCGGTCGGTCAGCGGCGCGGCACGAACCGGGCCAGCCCGGCCGCGGCGGCGACGGCGAGCACCGCCACCCCGCCGGTCGCGACGACGAGCCCGCCGGCGCCCGCGAGCGCCCCGACGAGCAGCGGACCCGACGCCGCGCCGGTGTCCGTCACCAGCCGCCACGCCCCGAGGAAGGTCGCCCGGCCGCCGGGTGGGGCGTGGTCGGCGCCGAGCGTCATGACGAGCCCGGCTCCCATGCCGTTCCCGAACCCCATGACGACGCCGACGAGGGCGACCGTCCAGGCGCTGTGCGAGAACGGGAGCAGGACGTGCCCGACCGCGAGCACGAGCATCGACGGCACCCCGACGGCGGCCCGGCCGACGCGGTCCATGACCGAACCCGCCGGGTAGAACAGCAGCATGTCGACGGCTCCGGAGACGCCGGCGACGAGGCTCGTGGTGGTGGCGTCCAGCCCCACGTGGTCGCACCACAGCGGCAGCACGGTCTGGCGCGACTGACGGACGGCCTGGACGGCGAGCGCCGCGACGCCGAGCGTGGCGAGCAGCCGGGCGTGGGCGCGGAACACCTCGCGCAGGGTGGGGGCGGGGCCGTGGTGGACCTCGTCGAGCTCGGGGTCGGGCAGGGCGAGGACGACGACCGCGGCGGCCAGCACCGCGAGGACGGCGACCGCGTAGGAACCCCGCACCCCGGCGACCGCGCTGCCGGCGGCCCCGAGGAACGGGCCGACGAAGGTGCCGATGCGCCCGACCCCGCCGAGCGTGGACCGCGCGCGGGCCCGCAGGTGGGGCGGGGCGGCGGCGGTGAGGAACGACTGGCGGGCCAGGCCCCACACGGCGGAGGCGAGGCCGAGGGCGAGGACGCACACCGCGAGGACTGCCTCGGACGGGGCGAACGCCGCTCCCGCGAGCGCGAGGCCCGAGACGACGGCGGCGGTCAACATCGCGAAGCGCTCCCCGGTGCGGGTGACGAGCGCTCCGGCGGGCAGGGCGCCCGCGACCTGCCCGACGCCGAGGAGGGCGACGCCGACGGCGGAGACGGCGACCGACGCGCCGAGGTCGCGCGCCGTGAGGGGCAGGACGGGCAGGACCGCGCCCTGGCTGGTGCTGAACAGCGCCGCGGGGGCGTAGACCGTGGCGAGGGAGCGCCACCCGCCGAAGACCGGTCCGGACGGGGTGGGCACCGCAGCACCCTCGCAGACGCGCCGCCCCCCCCGGCCCGGTGGGTCGGGGGGCGGCGCGGCGCGTGGGGTGGGCGGAGGGGCGCCTCAGCGGGCGAGGGCGAACTCGGCGGTGCGGACGCTGCGGCTGCGCAGGGCGATCCCGGCCGAGCGGGCCACGAGCATCCCCAGGACGGAGAAGACGATGGCGTTGCCGATGACCGCGGCGATGTCCTGCACCGCGACCCCGTGCAGGTACAGCCAGGTGCCCCACTGCTGCCCGAACCAGTGCTGCGCGCCGTAGCTGACGGCGAAGCGCAGGAGGCAGGCGCCGATCCAGAAGGTCAGGTAGCCAGCGCCGACGCGGGTGACGACCTCGCCGGTGGCCTCGTCGCGTCCGACGCGGGCCAGGGACACGGCCCCCAGGCCCAGCAGCAGACCGGCCACCGCGCCGGCCACCTCGACGGCCAGGCCGACGCCGTGCGTCACGACGTGGGAGGCGAAGTACAGGGCGATCGGGCCGCCGATGAGCAGCGGGCGGAGCACGCGGCCCCGGCCGACGGGGCGGACGCCGCGATCGGCCAGCAGCGTCGTGACGATCATCGTGATGGTGATGACGAGGGAGGTGGTGAGGGACATCGGGGGCTCCTGGCTGGGCGGCGGGTTCCGGTGGTCTGTCCTGCGAACACCTGAACCATCCCGTCGGCGGGCCCCCTCGGGCATCGACCGCTGGACGGGTCGCGGGTGGATCCCGCGGGTGGAGGCGCCTCCACCCGCGGGCGCACCTCAGCGGTGGGCGCGGGCCGGGATCTGGGTGGCGAGCTTGCCGCCGGAGACGTCCACCAGCGTTCCGGTGATGTAGGACGCGGCGTCGCTGGCGAGGAACACCAGCAGGTCCGCGACGTCGTCGGCGCTCTCCCAGCGGCGCAGCGAGAGGGTGTCGAGGAGTTCGTCCGCGGCGGCCGGCGGGAGGTCGGCGAAACCGTTCATGGCCGTCG
Encoded here:
- a CDS encoding L-rhamnose mutarotase, whose product is MVDRACFLLHLRPELVEEYLQVHEEVWPEVLDALRRTGWRNYSLFLRAQDGLVVGYCETDDFEATTAAMDAEEVSARWEATMSRYFLPPPTGTPAQDGGERPRDRLVEYFHLD
- a CDS encoding exopolyphosphatase; this translates as MSDTYRLVTRSDFDGLVCAVLLRQLDLVDEITFVHPKDVQDGVVEVTSRDILTNLPYDPRAHLVFDHHHSETLRNAGATNHVIDADAPSAARVVYDHFGGADRFPKISDELMRAVDQADSAQYDVSEILEPTGWTLLNFLMDSRTGLGRFRDFRISNYQLMMQLIDACIDYQDVEEILALPDVAERVELFQAQAELFKAQLERVTTLHGDVAVLDLREEETIHAGNRFFVYALFPQARVSMHVMWGRAKLNTVFAIGKSIVDRTSPVDVGAVCLEYGGGGHLAAGTCQVPHEDSERVLGELVAKLRAR
- a CDS encoding IclR family transcriptional regulator, which codes for MDEHEGNGSDGDPGRGPVKSAERTVRILQALAQPPYVLSVAQLQERTGYPRSSLHALLRTLVDLHWIEPPAGPTGGYGIGSQALLTGTAYLDRDPALPFALAAVEAVRDETRCTTHVARLEPAGAGGPGNVVYLATREAPDAHRTHSRVGRFLPAYATALGKALLAERSRAELDALLPGAELPPLTPDTVPDRAALDAELDEVRRRGWAVERGQNLPGTVCVGVRVEYRIPATDALSCSLPADLATDAEVERVAGVLGRAADRLARDLRAAGVR
- a CDS encoding MFS transporter — translated: MPTPSGPVFGGWRSLATVYAPAALFSTSQGAVLPVLPLTARDLGASVAVSAVGVALLGVGQVAGALPAGALVTRTGERFAMLTAAVVSGLALAGAAFAPSEAVLAVCVLALGLASAVWGLARQSFLTAAAPPHLRARARSTLGGVGRIGTFVGPFLGAAGSAVAGVRGSYAVAVLAVLAAAVVVLALPDPELDEVHHGPAPTLREVFRAHARLLATLGVAALAVQAVRQSRQTVLPLWCDHVGLDATTTSLVAGVSGAVDMLLFYPAGSVMDRVGRAAVGVPSMLVLAVGHVLLPFSHSAWTVALVGVVMGFGNGMGAGLVMTLGADHAPPGGRATFLGAWRLVTDTGAASGPLLVGALAGAGGLVVATGGVAVLAVAAAAGLARFVPRR